Proteins encoded in a region of the Malaciobacter mytili LMG 24559 genome:
- a CDS encoding alanine racemase, with translation MAKILLHKENLFHNLNLILKQAGKIQKVAIVLKDNAYGHGIIEISSLLKEFGIKKAVVKNFKEALKIKDYFDYILVLSNKNFNNFHHNFHFALNCFELIKDLPNNINVHIKVDTGMHRNGILPEQLEDTFFKLVEKNINITGVFTHHKNADNILSKDFEQQNLLFSKIKEEVKKICKRFSIKLPAFHSCNSSALFRHKSIEDDFVRVGIATYGYLETNSKTLPNLKPIMSLWANKVSSRILKKGESVGYGGTYTSKKDISISTYDIGYGDGFLRLNENQHYTTPKGFKVLGRVSMDFLTLNSNEEEVCIFDNVKNLAKIHNTISYEIITTLSKDIRREITK, from the coding sequence ATGGCAAAAATTTTACTACATAAAGAAAATTTATTTCATAATTTAAATCTAATTTTAAAACAAGCTGGCAAAATACAAAAAGTTGCAATTGTATTAAAAGACAATGCTTATGGACATGGAATTATAGAGATTTCTAGTTTATTAAAAGAGTTTGGCATAAAAAAAGCTGTTGTAAAGAACTTCAAAGAAGCACTTAAGATAAAAGATTATTTTGATTATATTTTAGTTCTTTCAAATAAAAACTTCAATAATTTTCATCATAATTTTCATTTTGCTTTAAATTGTTTTGAATTAATAAAAGATTTGCCAAATAATATAAATGTTCATATAAAAGTAGATACAGGTATGCATAGAAATGGTATTTTACCAGAACAATTAGAAGATACTTTTTTTAAATTAGTGGAAAAAAACATAAATATAACAGGAGTTTTTACTCATCATAAAAACGCTGATAATATATTAAGCAAAGATTTTGAACAACAAAATTTACTTTTTTCAAAGATAAAAGAAGAAGTAAAAAAAATCTGCAAAAGGTTTTCTATAAAGCTTCCTGCTTTTCATTCTTGTAATTCTTCTGCTTTATTTAGACACAAAAGTATAGAAGATGACTTTGTAAGAGTGGGTATTGCTACTTATGGCTATCTTGAAACAAATAGTAAAACTTTACCTAATTTAAAACCAATTATGTCTTTATGGGCAAATAAAGTATCTTCGAGGATACTAAAAAAGGGGGAAAGTGTTGGTTATGGAGGAACTTATACTTCTAAAAAAGATATAAGTATCTCAACATATGATATTGGTTATGGTGATGGATTTTTAAGATTAAATGAAAATCAACACTATACAACACCAAAAGGTTTTAAAGTATTAGGTAGAGTTTCAATGGATTTTTTAACTTTAAATAGTAATGAAGAAGAAGTTTGCATATTTGATAATGTTAAAAATCTTGCAAAAATTCATAATACCATAAGCTATGAAATTATTACAACTTTAAGTAAAGATATAAGAAGAGAGATTACAAAATAA
- a CDS encoding alanine/glycine:cation symporter family protein, producing METLNNVLSSLSSLVWGPPMLILLVGVGLFLTIQLRGLQIRALGHALKVLFSKDKDAKGDISHFSALMLSLGATVGTGNIVGVATAIALGGPGAIFWMWITGLVGMATKYSEAILAVKYREKGINGYKGGAMYYIKNGLNMPMLAMIFAILTFITSFGVGNMTQSNAVSAILLEQIQIPTWGTGIILVVLTGLVLMGGIKSIGKFTSYFSPVMVLIYVCTAMFIIITNFEKVPTAFELIFKYAFSPFAAAGGFAGAAVVAAIRMGVSRGLFSNEAGLGSSAIVAAAAKTSEPVKQALVSMLQTLIDTLFVCTMTAIIILMSPIWLEGGSAGILTIKSFEFFLGGTGAFVVFITTIFFAYSTLLGWSYFGEKGFEYAFGEKSVKFYRFLFLCFIMLGAIAELKLVWNFSDVANGLMAIPNLIALLLLYKVIKKETNIYFNKIS from the coding sequence ATGGAAACACTTAATAATGTTCTAAGTTCACTTTCTTCATTGGTTTGGGGACCACCAATGCTAATTTTACTTGTGGGAGTTGGTCTTTTTTTAACTATACAATTAAGAGGTTTACAAATTAGAGCTTTAGGACATGCTTTAAAAGTTCTTTTTTCAAAAGATAAAGATGCAAAAGGTGATATTTCACACTTTTCTGCATTAATGCTTTCATTAGGAGCAACAGTCGGTACGGGAAATATTGTAGGCGTAGCTACGGCTATTGCATTGGGAGGACCAGGTGCTATTTTTTGGATGTGGATTACTGGTTTGGTTGGTATGGCTACAAAATATTCTGAAGCCATTTTAGCAGTAAAATATAGAGAAAAAGGCATAAATGGCTATAAAGGTGGAGCTATGTATTATATAAAAAATGGTTTAAATATGCCAATGCTTGCTATGATTTTTGCCATTTTAACTTTTATTACTTCATTTGGGGTTGGAAATATGACTCAATCAAATGCCGTTTCTGCGATTTTATTAGAGCAAATACAAATTCCAACTTGGGGTACAGGTATTATTTTGGTTGTATTAACAGGTTTGGTTTTAATGGGAGGGATAAAATCAATTGGTAAATTTACATCATATTTTTCTCCTGTAATGGTTTTAATTTATGTTTGTACTGCAATGTTTATTATCATAACAAACTTTGAAAAAGTACCTACTGCTTTTGAGCTAATTTTTAAATATGCTTTTTCTCCTTTTGCAGCAGCAGGTGGATTTGCAGGTGCAGCAGTTGTAGCAGCTATTAGAATGGGAGTATCAAGAGGACTTTTTTCAAATGAAGCTGGTTTAGGTTCAAGTGCTATAGTTGCAGCTGCTGCTAAAACTAGTGAACCTGTAAAACAAGCTTTAGTTTCTATGCTTCAAACACTTATAGATACTTTATTTGTTTGTACAATGACTGCAATTATAATTTTAATGTCTCCTATTTGGTTAGAAGGTGGTAGTGCTGGAATATTAACTATAAAAAGTTTTGAATTTTTTCTTGGAGGAACTGGTGCTTTTGTAGTTTTTATAACAACTATATTTTTTGCTTATTCTACACTTTTAGGTTGGTCATATTTTGGAGAAAAAGGTTTTGAATATGCCTTTGGCGAAAAATCTGTAAAATTTTATAGATTTTTATTTTTATGTTTTATTATGCTAGGTGCTATTGCTGAGTTAAAATTAGTATGGAATTTTTCTGATGTGGCAAATGGGCTTATGGCTATTCCTAACTTAATAGCATTGCTTTTATTATATAAAGTAATTAAAAAAGAGACAAATATCTATTTTAATAAAATATCATAA
- a CDS encoding NAD(P)/FAD-dependent oxidoreductase produces the protein MKKDIIIIGGGVIGLMCAYCLQKSGRTITIIDKNNLTDGASFGNAGLLSAFKKAPLSNPGVVLDTLKLMIKGQSPVNIHPSLDLHLYKWLYKFAASATQERLKRTLALFERYGELSLNIYKDMLENDGMDFYFKEDGLLLVYTEEKNFNEKLQIYKNTHNVEILSKEKTKEYMPIINDKVIGSFLLKENGHLDPTEFVVELKKYLEKNNVEFLLNEEVTKLEFENNEISKIYTSKSSYSAQTYILSTGFDDTLAKQAQNRFLMTPAKGYSITFTMQEEQKPKTCALFADLFIAMTPRRDTVRITSKLEIGSTNPNIVQKQINSIYKNLSLYTEDFKKENIEEWAGFRPLTINDMPIIGFDKTYKNLVYATGLGWLGITFAPAIGKIINDLITINKKNETNIDILLFSSFYQG, from the coding sequence ATGAAAAAAGATATTATTATCATAGGTGGAGGAGTGATTGGTTTAATGTGCGCATACTGCTTACAAAAAAGTGGAAGAACTATAACAATAATAGATAAAAATAATCTAACTGATGGTGCTTCCTTTGGAAATGCTGGTTTATTATCTGCTTTTAAAAAAGCTCCTTTAAGTAATCCAGGAGTAGTTTTAGATACTTTAAAACTTATGATTAAGGGACAATCACCTGTAAATATTCATCCAAGTCTTGATTTGCATTTATATAAATGGCTTTACAAGTTTGCTGCTAGTGCTACACAAGAAAGACTTAAAAGAACTTTAGCACTATTTGAAAGATATGGAGAGTTAAGCTTAAATATCTACAAAGATATGTTAGAAAATGATGGTATGGATTTTTATTTTAAAGAAGATGGTTTACTTTTAGTATATACTGAAGAAAAAAACTTTAATGAAAAACTTCAAATATATAAAAATACACATAATGTTGAAATTCTTTCAAAAGAAAAAACAAAAGAATATATGCCAATTATAAATGATAAAGTTATTGGCTCTTTTTTATTAAAAGAAAATGGGCATCTTGACCCTACAGAATTTGTAGTTGAATTAAAAAAATATTTAGAAAAAAATAATGTTGAATTTTTACTAAATGAAGAAGTTACTAAACTTGAATTTGAAAATAATGAAATATCAAAAATTTATACTTCAAAATCTTCATATAGTGCTCAAACTTATATTCTTTCAACAGGTTTTGATGATACATTAGCAAAACAAGCACAAAATAGATTTTTAATGACTCCTGCAAAAGGATATAGTATAACTTTTACAATGCAAGAAGAACAAAAACCTAAAACTTGCGCACTTTTTGCTGATTTATTTATAGCAATGACTCCAAGACGAGATACTGTAAGAATAACTTCAAAACTTGAAATAGGCTCCACAAACCCAAATATAGTGCAAAAACAAATTAATAGTATATATAAAAATCTTTCTTTATATACAGAAGATTTTAAAAAAGAAAATATAGAAGAATGGGCTGGATTTAGGCCCTTAACTATAAATGATATGCCAATAATTGGTTTTGATAAAACATATAAAAACTTAGTCTATGCAACTGGTTTAGGTTGGTTGGGAATTACTTTTGCACCTGCAATTGGAAAAATTATCAATGATCTAATTACAATAAATAAAAAAAATGAAACTAATATTGATATTTTATTATTTTCAAGCTTCTATCAAGGATAA
- a CDS encoding RidA family protein encodes MKEIFSKNAPSAIGPYSQAVEKDEFIFVSGQLPIDSNTSLIKEDIASQTRQALQNIKYILEEANLQMKDIVKTTILLKNLDDFEIVNKIYNEYFTPPFPARTTYEVSRLPKEALIEIETIAKK; translated from the coding sequence ATGAAAGAGATTTTTTCTAAAAATGCACCAAGTGCAATTGGACCTTATTCTCAAGCTGTTGAAAAAGATGAATTTATATTTGTCTCTGGACAATTACCTATTGATAGTAATACTTCTTTAATAAAAGAAGATATTGCTAGTCAAACTAGACAAGCCTTACAAAATATAAAATATATTTTAGAAGAAGCAAATTTACAAATGAAAGATATAGTAAAAACTACTATATTATTGAAAAATCTAGATGATTTTGAAATAGTAAATAAAATTTATAATGAATACTTTACTCCCCCTTTTCCAGCAAGAACAACCTATGAAGTTTCAAGACTACCAAAAGAGGCTTTAATTGAAATAGAAACAATTGCAAAAAAATAA